A window from Oreochromis aureus strain Israel breed Guangdong linkage group 16, ZZ_aureus, whole genome shotgun sequence encodes these proteins:
- the senp7 gene encoding sentrin-specific protease 7 isoform X5 — MMEQRRALTIPFTVDKDKLMENPLRIPMTCLSSEYGKLERQVSWTAFADCKFRHRKSPHKNGSTKFDHSNAAMMALEMEMERKKPLLVLKDVLKTKFGMEYMERTKKTHSAKNRGQTPSRRRESGQCREETPTYRDTRSSQRETRNNRSKSVTPKRNQRTVTPTSQRLSLRRRPQNVDDQEDKEESKDIEEVIIGKDNTEDDRFAEVVDCGLSFSWEPVENIVPCDSIKDRWTDSEKDAQPNLKRKRRDSASQCNGTESPKRHCESVLPLTEEEEGRDGEAFSAPICHKDSREDGDLESLEHCIVQFTVGEDDGTEVLVPVINPDLEREDFTGSPRQSLSSTQDNGNQISPSEPIVLSSDDEEGGDVSRGCSQVCTLVAVEDAVIKGQSSQEAEDKQQHTAGMQVFQLVVHDSTLSVTSAPSLDIDYSCMELAFCGLHCGVYHGKANGPIAIKEEEIIIPLKDISEELEVKLTFERTELKRYSVWERQELEERQLHFKGDEQPTPAAVLLFCVSETAAASVQQDLCQLSAKKDGAVNTGKASPFILLTLREPLVGMEGALFRSLLDLVCLNDQTNLRHSTDRFSELGDVSPVLSLDDSIELIKRTGLDSFLLSMLGVTNTDTEPEEDKKPTAQKTDSVLETEIAPEPETEASLLKPKPDQEEQKLECPSDKEKEEPTPVYTMCHRRTRGSYSVSLCKPGSSWTKYKHQGLAHRLIQFPPPPMKGGITVTMEDLQCLDSGQYLNDVIIDFYLKYLLQNASASMVERSHIFSSFFYKQLTRRDNASEGGNSDSCQRQRRHQRVKTWTRHVDIFKKDFLFVPVNQEAHWYLVVICFPGLDEPKIEGWMGKCSDVTEESESQDDAQGSKSFNDDVEKSPMRSDNIDTETENTQEEFTRDSPPNPVSCTELTWQKKTVCKRPCILIMDSLKLSLHERVFKLLREYLQSEWEVRRGSPRDFGPDQMKSSHCHVPLQDNSSDCGLYLLQYVECFLKDPVVHFDLPLHLERWFPRQQVRRKRDEIRDLVLNLYRHQNLDNRLGKQLSG; from the exons ATGATGGAGCAAAGGAGAGCCTTAACTATTCCATTTACAGTGGACAAGGATAAACTG ATGGAAAATCCACTCAGAATCCCCATGACATGTCTTTCATCAGAGTATGGGAAATTAGAAAGACAG GTTTCCTGGACTGCGTTTGCAGATTGCAAATTCAGACATCGCAAGTCGCCACATAAAAACGGATCCACAAAGTTTGATCACAGCAATGCAGCTATGATGGCACTGGAAATGGAAATGGAAAG GAAGAAGCCTCTTCTGGTCCTGAAAGATGTCCTGAAGACAAAATTCGGCATGGAGTATATGGAAAGGACAAAAAAGACTCATAGTGCGAAGAACAGAGGACAAACGCCAAGTAGGCGGAGGGAGAGCGGTCAGTGTAGAGAGGAAACTCCGACCTACAGAGACACTAGATCCAGTCAGAGGGAAACCAGGAATAACAGGAGCAAGAGTGTGACACCCAAGCGCAACCAGAGGACTGTCACTCCAACCTCCCAAAG GTTGAGCCTCAGAAGAAGACCCCAAAATGTTGACGACCAAGAGgacaaagaagaaagcaaagATATCGAGGAGGTGATAATAGGCAAGGACAACACAGAAGATGACAGATTTGCTGAAGTTGTAG ACTGTGGGTTGTCTTTTAGCTGGGAGCCTGTTGAGAATATAGTGCCCTGTGATAGCATCAAAGACAGGTGGACTGATTCAGAAAAAGATGCACAGCCTAATCTG aagaggaaaagaagggaTTCGGCGTCCCAGTGCAATGGAACGGAGAGCCCCAAACGCCACTGCGAGAGCGTTCTTCCcctcacagaagaagaagaaggaagagatggAGAAGCATTCTCTGCACCCATTTGTCACAAGGACAGTAGAGAGGATGGCGACTTGGAGAGCTTGGAGCATTGCATAGTGCAGTTCACGGTGGGTGAAGACGATGGAACAGAAGTTCTTGTCCCAGTCATCAACCCTGATTTGGAACGCGAAGATTTTACTGGCAGCCCAAGACAAAGCCTATCATCCACACAGGACAACGGGAATCAGATCAGTCCCTCTGAGCCCA TTGTGCTGTCCAGTGACGATGAGGAGGGTGGAGACGTTTCTCGGGGCTGCAGCCAAGTCTGCACACTGGTCGCTGTGGAAGACGCAGTAATAAAGGGGCAGTCGTCACAGGAAGCTGAGGACAAACAGCAACACACTGCTGGCATGCAG GTGTTCCAGTTAGTTGTGCACGACTCCACTCTTTCAGTGACTTCCGCTCCCAGTCTCGATATAGACTATTCCTGCATGGAGTTGGCCTTCTGTGGTCTGCACTGTGGAGTTTATCACGGAAAAGCAAATGGACCCATCGCG ATAAAGGAAGAAGAAATCATCATCCCACTCAAAG ACATCAGTGAGGAGCTGGAGGTGAAGTTGACCTTTGAGCGTACGGAGCTGAAGAGGTACAGTGTTTGGGAGCGACAGGAACTGGAAGAACGACAGCTGCACTTTAAGGGTGATGAGCAGCCCACCCCTGCTGCTGTGCTGCTATTCTGTGTGTCAGAAACTGCTGCAGCTTCGGTACAGCAGGACCTCTGCCAGCTGTCGGCCAAAAAAGATGGAGCTGTGAACACTG GGAAAGCCAGCCCTTTCATCCTGCTGACTCTGAGAGAACCTCTGGTGGGAATGGAGGGAGCTTTATTTCGCTCTCTCCTGGACCTTGTCTGTCTCAATGATCAAACCAATTTAAGGCACAGTACAGACAGATTTAGTGAGTTGGGAGACGTGTCTCCTGTTCTTTCTCTGGATGATAGCATAGAGCTAATTAAAAGAACTGGACTAGACTCTTTCCTGCTCTCCATGCTGGGTGTGACAAACACGGACACTGAACCTGAAGAAGACAAAAAGCCCACAGCACAAAAGACAGACTCAGTTTTAGAGACAGAGATTGCACCAGAGCCGGAAACAGAAGCTTCTTTGCTCAAACCAAAGCCTGATCAGGAAGAACAAAAGCTTGAATGTCCCTCTGAT AAGGAGAAAGAGGAACCGACACCTGTGTATACAATGTGCCATCGTAGAACCAGAGGATCCTACTCTGTGTCACTGTGTAAACCAGGCTCCAGCTGGACTAAATATAAACATCAGGGTCTGGCTCACAG GTTGATCCAGTTTCCTCCTCCGCCAATGAAAGGAGGAATCACTGTTACAATGGAGGACCTGCAGTGCCTTGACAGTGGGCAATACCTTAACGATGTTATCATTGACTTTTACCTCAA ATACCTCCTCCAGAACGCGTCTGCTTCAATGGTCGAGCGCTCCCACATTTTCAGCAGCTTCTTCTACAAGCAGCTGACGCGGCGGGACAATGCCAGTGAAGGTGGCAACAGCGACTC CTGCCAGAGACAGAGGCGGCACCAACGCGTGAAGACATGGACACGGCACGTCGACATCTTCAAAAAGGACTTCTTGTTTGTACCTGTCAATCAGGA AGCTCACTGGTATTTAGTTGTCATTTGCTTTCCCGGACTGGATGAGCCTAAAATCGAGGGCTGGATGGGAAAGTGCAGCGACGTGACGGAGGAGTCTGAGAGTCAAGATGATGCGCAAGGAAGTAAAAGCTTTAATGATGATGTGGAGAAATCACCTATGCGCAGTGACAATATAGACACAGAGACAG AAAATACCCAGGAAGAATTCACCAGAGATTCACCACCTAATCCAGTA AGTTGTACAGAGCTGACTTGGCAAAAGAAGACAGTTTGCAAAAG GCCGTGTATTCTTATCATGGATTCCCTTAAACTTTCTCTTCATGAACGAGTCTTCAAACTGTTGCGGGA ATACTTGCAGTCAGAATGGGAGGTGCGTCGTGGGTCACCGAGGGACTTTGGTCCTGATCAGATGAAAAGCTCACACTGCCACGTCCCCCTTCAGGATAACAGCAGCGACTGTGGCCTCTACCTGCTACAATACGTTGAGTGCTTTTTGAAG GACCCCGTGGTGCACTTTGACCTCCCACTACACCTAGAACGATGGTTTCCACGGCAGCAGGTGCGAAGGAAACGAGATGAAATCCGAGATCTCGTACTTAACCTTTACCGACATCAGAACCTAGATAATAGACTAGGAAAGCAGCTGAGCGGCTGA
- the senp7 gene encoding sentrin-specific protease 7 isoform X1, producing MFLRNIAAPVEYTIGLWKMCAFCDCKVQMYTSVGNLVAVPYPWTMMEQRRALTIPFTVDKDKLMENPLRIPMTCLSSEYGKLERQVSWTAFADCKFRHRKSPHKNGSTKFDHSNAAMMALEMEMERKKPLLVLKDVLKTKFGMEYMERTKKTHSAKNRGQTPSRRRESGQCREETPTYRDTRSSQRETRNNRSKSVTPKRNQRTVTPTSQRLSLRRRPQNVDDQEDKEESKDIEEVIIGKDNTEDDRFAEVVDCGLSFSWEPVENIVPCDSIKDRWTDSEKDAQPNLKRKRRDSASQCNGTESPKRHCESVLPLTEEEEGRDGEAFSAPICHKDSREDGDLESLEHCIVQFTVGEDDGTEVLVPVINPDLEREDFTGSPRQSLSSTQDNGNQISPSEPIVLSSDDEEGGDVSRGCSQVCTLVAVEDAVIKGQSSQEAEDKQQHTAGMQVFQLVVHDSTLSVTSAPSLDIDYSCMELAFCGLHCGVYHGKANGPIAIKEEEIIIPLKDISEELEVKLTFERTELKRYSVWERQELEERQLHFKGDEQPTPAAVLLFCVSETAAASVQQDLCQLSAKKDGAVNTGKASPFILLTLREPLVGMEGALFRSLLDLVCLNDQTNLRHSTDRFSELGDVSPVLSLDDSIELIKRTGLDSFLLSMLGVTNTDTEPEEDKKPTAQKTDSVLETEIAPEPETEASLLKPKPDQEEQKLECPSDKEKEEPTPVYTMCHRRTRGSYSVSLCKPGSSWTKYKHQGLAHRLIQFPPPPMKGGITVTMEDLQCLDSGQYLNDVIIDFYLKYLLQNASASMVERSHIFSSFFYKQLTRRDNASEGGNSDSCQRQRRHQRVKTWTRHVDIFKKDFLFVPVNQEAHWYLVVICFPGLDEPKIEGWMGKCSDVTEESESQDDAQGSKSFNDDVEKSPMRSDNIDTETENTQEEFTRDSPPNPVSCTELTWQKKTVCKRPCILIMDSLKLSLHERVFKLLREYLQSEWEVRRGSPRDFGPDQMKSSHCHVPLQDNSSDCGLYLLQYVECFLKDPVVHFDLPLHLERWFPRQQVRRKRDEIRDLVLNLYRHQNLDNRLGKQLSG from the exons ATGTTCCTAAGGAATATTGCAGCGCCCGTTGAGTACACTATCGGACTGTGGAAAATGTGTGCTTTCTGTGACTGTAAGGTGCAGATGTACACGTCCGTGGGAAA TCTTGTTGCTGTGCCTTACCCGTGGACCATGATGGAGCAAAGGAGAGCCTTAACTATTCCATTTACAGTGGACAAGGATAAACTG ATGGAAAATCCACTCAGAATCCCCATGACATGTCTTTCATCAGAGTATGGGAAATTAGAAAGACAG GTTTCCTGGACTGCGTTTGCAGATTGCAAATTCAGACATCGCAAGTCGCCACATAAAAACGGATCCACAAAGTTTGATCACAGCAATGCAGCTATGATGGCACTGGAAATGGAAATGGAAAG GAAGAAGCCTCTTCTGGTCCTGAAAGATGTCCTGAAGACAAAATTCGGCATGGAGTATATGGAAAGGACAAAAAAGACTCATAGTGCGAAGAACAGAGGACAAACGCCAAGTAGGCGGAGGGAGAGCGGTCAGTGTAGAGAGGAAACTCCGACCTACAGAGACACTAGATCCAGTCAGAGGGAAACCAGGAATAACAGGAGCAAGAGTGTGACACCCAAGCGCAACCAGAGGACTGTCACTCCAACCTCCCAAAG GTTGAGCCTCAGAAGAAGACCCCAAAATGTTGACGACCAAGAGgacaaagaagaaagcaaagATATCGAGGAGGTGATAATAGGCAAGGACAACACAGAAGATGACAGATTTGCTGAAGTTGTAG ACTGTGGGTTGTCTTTTAGCTGGGAGCCTGTTGAGAATATAGTGCCCTGTGATAGCATCAAAGACAGGTGGACTGATTCAGAAAAAGATGCACAGCCTAATCTG aagaggaaaagaagggaTTCGGCGTCCCAGTGCAATGGAACGGAGAGCCCCAAACGCCACTGCGAGAGCGTTCTTCCcctcacagaagaagaagaaggaagagatggAGAAGCATTCTCTGCACCCATTTGTCACAAGGACAGTAGAGAGGATGGCGACTTGGAGAGCTTGGAGCATTGCATAGTGCAGTTCACGGTGGGTGAAGACGATGGAACAGAAGTTCTTGTCCCAGTCATCAACCCTGATTTGGAACGCGAAGATTTTACTGGCAGCCCAAGACAAAGCCTATCATCCACACAGGACAACGGGAATCAGATCAGTCCCTCTGAGCCCA TTGTGCTGTCCAGTGACGATGAGGAGGGTGGAGACGTTTCTCGGGGCTGCAGCCAAGTCTGCACACTGGTCGCTGTGGAAGACGCAGTAATAAAGGGGCAGTCGTCACAGGAAGCTGAGGACAAACAGCAACACACTGCTGGCATGCAG GTGTTCCAGTTAGTTGTGCACGACTCCACTCTTTCAGTGACTTCCGCTCCCAGTCTCGATATAGACTATTCCTGCATGGAGTTGGCCTTCTGTGGTCTGCACTGTGGAGTTTATCACGGAAAAGCAAATGGACCCATCGCG ATAAAGGAAGAAGAAATCATCATCCCACTCAAAG ACATCAGTGAGGAGCTGGAGGTGAAGTTGACCTTTGAGCGTACGGAGCTGAAGAGGTACAGTGTTTGGGAGCGACAGGAACTGGAAGAACGACAGCTGCACTTTAAGGGTGATGAGCAGCCCACCCCTGCTGCTGTGCTGCTATTCTGTGTGTCAGAAACTGCTGCAGCTTCGGTACAGCAGGACCTCTGCCAGCTGTCGGCCAAAAAAGATGGAGCTGTGAACACTG GGAAAGCCAGCCCTTTCATCCTGCTGACTCTGAGAGAACCTCTGGTGGGAATGGAGGGAGCTTTATTTCGCTCTCTCCTGGACCTTGTCTGTCTCAATGATCAAACCAATTTAAGGCACAGTACAGACAGATTTAGTGAGTTGGGAGACGTGTCTCCTGTTCTTTCTCTGGATGATAGCATAGAGCTAATTAAAAGAACTGGACTAGACTCTTTCCTGCTCTCCATGCTGGGTGTGACAAACACGGACACTGAACCTGAAGAAGACAAAAAGCCCACAGCACAAAAGACAGACTCAGTTTTAGAGACAGAGATTGCACCAGAGCCGGAAACAGAAGCTTCTTTGCTCAAACCAAAGCCTGATCAGGAAGAACAAAAGCTTGAATGTCCCTCTGAT AAGGAGAAAGAGGAACCGACACCTGTGTATACAATGTGCCATCGTAGAACCAGAGGATCCTACTCTGTGTCACTGTGTAAACCAGGCTCCAGCTGGACTAAATATAAACATCAGGGTCTGGCTCACAG GTTGATCCAGTTTCCTCCTCCGCCAATGAAAGGAGGAATCACTGTTACAATGGAGGACCTGCAGTGCCTTGACAGTGGGCAATACCTTAACGATGTTATCATTGACTTTTACCTCAA ATACCTCCTCCAGAACGCGTCTGCTTCAATGGTCGAGCGCTCCCACATTTTCAGCAGCTTCTTCTACAAGCAGCTGACGCGGCGGGACAATGCCAGTGAAGGTGGCAACAGCGACTC CTGCCAGAGACAGAGGCGGCACCAACGCGTGAAGACATGGACACGGCACGTCGACATCTTCAAAAAGGACTTCTTGTTTGTACCTGTCAATCAGGA AGCTCACTGGTATTTAGTTGTCATTTGCTTTCCCGGACTGGATGAGCCTAAAATCGAGGGCTGGATGGGAAAGTGCAGCGACGTGACGGAGGAGTCTGAGAGTCAAGATGATGCGCAAGGAAGTAAAAGCTTTAATGATGATGTGGAGAAATCACCTATGCGCAGTGACAATATAGACACAGAGACAG AAAATACCCAGGAAGAATTCACCAGAGATTCACCACCTAATCCAGTA AGTTGTACAGAGCTGACTTGGCAAAAGAAGACAGTTTGCAAAAG GCCGTGTATTCTTATCATGGATTCCCTTAAACTTTCTCTTCATGAACGAGTCTTCAAACTGTTGCGGGA ATACTTGCAGTCAGAATGGGAGGTGCGTCGTGGGTCACCGAGGGACTTTGGTCCTGATCAGATGAAAAGCTCACACTGCCACGTCCCCCTTCAGGATAACAGCAGCGACTGTGGCCTCTACCTGCTACAATACGTTGAGTGCTTTTTGAAG GACCCCGTGGTGCACTTTGACCTCCCACTACACCTAGAACGATGGTTTCCACGGCAGCAGGTGCGAAGGAAACGAGATGAAATCCGAGATCTCGTACTTAACCTTTACCGACATCAGAACCTAGATAATAGACTAGGAAAGCAGCTGAGCGGCTGA
- the senp7 gene encoding sentrin-specific protease 7 isoform X7: MQVFQLVVHDSTLSVTSAPSLDIDYSCMELAFCGLHCGVYHGKANGPIAIKEEEIIIPLKDISEELEVKLTFERTELKRYSVWERQELEERQLHFKGDEQPTPAAVLLFCVSETAAASVQQDLCQLSAKKDGAVNTGKASPFILLTLREPLVGMEGALFRSLLDLVCLNDQTNLRHSTDRFSELGDVSPVLSLDDSIELIKRTGLDSFLLSMLGVTNTDTEPEEDKKPTAQKTDSVLETEIAPEPETEASLLKPKPDQEEQKLECPSDKEKEEPTPVYTMCHRRTRGSYSVSLCKPGSSWTKYKHQGLAHRLIQFPPPPMKGGITVTMEDLQCLDSGQYLNDVIIDFYLKYLLQNASASMVERSHIFSSFFYKQLTRRDNASEGGNSDSCQRQRRHQRVKTWTRHVDIFKKDFLFVPVNQEAHWYLVVICFPGLDEPKIEGWMGKCSDVTEESESQDDAQGSKSFNDDVEKSPMRSDNIDTETENTQEEFTRDSPPNPVSCTELTWQKKTVCKRPCILIMDSLKLSLHERVFKLLREYLQSEWEVRRGSPRDFGPDQMKSSHCHVPLQDNSSDCGLYLLQYVECFLKDPVVHFDLPLHLERWFPRQQVRRKRDEIRDLVLNLYRHQNLDNRLGKQLSG, translated from the exons ATGCAG GTGTTCCAGTTAGTTGTGCACGACTCCACTCTTTCAGTGACTTCCGCTCCCAGTCTCGATATAGACTATTCCTGCATGGAGTTGGCCTTCTGTGGTCTGCACTGTGGAGTTTATCACGGAAAAGCAAATGGACCCATCGCG ATAAAGGAAGAAGAAATCATCATCCCACTCAAAG ACATCAGTGAGGAGCTGGAGGTGAAGTTGACCTTTGAGCGTACGGAGCTGAAGAGGTACAGTGTTTGGGAGCGACAGGAACTGGAAGAACGACAGCTGCACTTTAAGGGTGATGAGCAGCCCACCCCTGCTGCTGTGCTGCTATTCTGTGTGTCAGAAACTGCTGCAGCTTCGGTACAGCAGGACCTCTGCCAGCTGTCGGCCAAAAAAGATGGAGCTGTGAACACTG GGAAAGCCAGCCCTTTCATCCTGCTGACTCTGAGAGAACCTCTGGTGGGAATGGAGGGAGCTTTATTTCGCTCTCTCCTGGACCTTGTCTGTCTCAATGATCAAACCAATTTAAGGCACAGTACAGACAGATTTAGTGAGTTGGGAGACGTGTCTCCTGTTCTTTCTCTGGATGATAGCATAGAGCTAATTAAAAGAACTGGACTAGACTCTTTCCTGCTCTCCATGCTGGGTGTGACAAACACGGACACTGAACCTGAAGAAGACAAAAAGCCCACAGCACAAAAGACAGACTCAGTTTTAGAGACAGAGATTGCACCAGAGCCGGAAACAGAAGCTTCTTTGCTCAAACCAAAGCCTGATCAGGAAGAACAAAAGCTTGAATGTCCCTCTGAT AAGGAGAAAGAGGAACCGACACCTGTGTATACAATGTGCCATCGTAGAACCAGAGGATCCTACTCTGTGTCACTGTGTAAACCAGGCTCCAGCTGGACTAAATATAAACATCAGGGTCTGGCTCACAG GTTGATCCAGTTTCCTCCTCCGCCAATGAAAGGAGGAATCACTGTTACAATGGAGGACCTGCAGTGCCTTGACAGTGGGCAATACCTTAACGATGTTATCATTGACTTTTACCTCAA ATACCTCCTCCAGAACGCGTCTGCTTCAATGGTCGAGCGCTCCCACATTTTCAGCAGCTTCTTCTACAAGCAGCTGACGCGGCGGGACAATGCCAGTGAAGGTGGCAACAGCGACTC CTGCCAGAGACAGAGGCGGCACCAACGCGTGAAGACATGGACACGGCACGTCGACATCTTCAAAAAGGACTTCTTGTTTGTACCTGTCAATCAGGA AGCTCACTGGTATTTAGTTGTCATTTGCTTTCCCGGACTGGATGAGCCTAAAATCGAGGGCTGGATGGGAAAGTGCAGCGACGTGACGGAGGAGTCTGAGAGTCAAGATGATGCGCAAGGAAGTAAAAGCTTTAATGATGATGTGGAGAAATCACCTATGCGCAGTGACAATATAGACACAGAGACAG AAAATACCCAGGAAGAATTCACCAGAGATTCACCACCTAATCCAGTA AGTTGTACAGAGCTGACTTGGCAAAAGAAGACAGTTTGCAAAAG GCCGTGTATTCTTATCATGGATTCCCTTAAACTTTCTCTTCATGAACGAGTCTTCAAACTGTTGCGGGA ATACTTGCAGTCAGAATGGGAGGTGCGTCGTGGGTCACCGAGGGACTTTGGTCCTGATCAGATGAAAAGCTCACACTGCCACGTCCCCCTTCAGGATAACAGCAGCGACTGTGGCCTCTACCTGCTACAATACGTTGAGTGCTTTTTGAAG GACCCCGTGGTGCACTTTGACCTCCCACTACACCTAGAACGATGGTTTCCACGGCAGCAGGTGCGAAGGAAACGAGATGAAATCCGAGATCTCGTACTTAACCTTTACCGACATCAGAACCTAGATAATAGACTAGGAAAGCAGCTGAGCGGCTGA